A portion of the Punica granatum isolate Tunisia-2019 chromosome 7, ASM765513v2, whole genome shotgun sequence genome contains these proteins:
- the LOC116212887 gene encoding protein TIFY 5A-like translates to MKKKLNLEPVDPSPSQPLLPIDDQQRPVMSENHAGTPGHQQPLTIFYNGQVCVLNVTDLQARTIFYIARREMEERMKSPNESKPPSPNVQSYGQLSSPINTLSMKRSLQRFLQKRKNRLNSMPPYN, encoded by the exons atgaagaagaagctcAACTTAGAGCCCGTTGATCCCTCTCCGTCTCAGCCGCTTCTGCCGATCGATGATCAGCAACGCCCAGTCAT GTCGGAAAATCATGCCGGAACTCCGGGACATCAGCAGCCCTTGACTATATTCTACAACGGCCAAGTTTGTGTTTTAAACGTCACCGATCTGCAG GCAAGGACTATATTTTACATTGCAAGAAGAGAAATGGAGGAAAGAATGAAAAGCCCAAATGAGTCGAAGCCACCTTCACCAAACGTGCAATCTTACGGCCAGCTTTCCAGCCCCATTAACACCTTATCGATGAAGAGATCACTTCAAAGGTTTTTGCAAAAGCGAAAGAATCGGCTCAATTCTATGCCGCCATACAACTGA